A window of the Lactuca sativa cultivar Salinas chromosome 5, Lsat_Salinas_v11, whole genome shotgun sequence genome harbors these coding sequences:
- the LOC111920650 gene encoding uncharacterized protein LOC111920650, translated as MNHGEHRSKHQVYSKLGKMNKEIMLFNDLYNNMKLQWKRGESDYVILRKALKVYQKENLKAFKFLEVWNFVKDKKKWQSSKLSDEHIDNGSKRNRTSESDHTTLDASVQFDLNEDETVPVSPPSRPMGRDKAKSKGKVKASDSDELKEMGTDMKGIKDRMDKILQIASERELRKQRDSDMRILSLDTSHMTEDELQVILTMKEEVKNVTQIVANF; from the coding sequence ATGAACCATGGAGAACACCGTTCAAAACATCAAGTTTACTCGAAATTGGGGAAGATGAACAaggaaatcatgttgtttaatgattTGTATAACAACATGAAACTTCAATGGAAAAGAGGAGAAAGCGATTATGTGATTTTAAGGAAAGCACTGAAAGTGTATCAAAAAGAAAACCTGAAGGCTTTTAAGTTTCTTGAAGtttggaattttgtgaaagaTAAAAAGAAATGGCAAAGTAGCAAATTATCAGACGAGCATATTGACAATGGTTCAAAACGCAATAGAACATCTGAGTCCGACCACACTACATTAGATGCtagtgttcaatttgatctgaaCGAAGATGAAACTGTTCCAGTTTCACCACCTTCTCGACCAATGGGAAGAGACAAAGCAAAAAGCAAAGGTAAAGTCAAAGCGTCGGATTCAGATGAGTTGAAAGAAATGGGGACCGACATGAAGGGTATAAAAGATAGAATGGACAAGATTTTGCAAATTGCTTCTGAAAGAGAGCTGCGGAAACAAAGGGACAGCGACATGCGGATACTATCTTTGGACACATCGCATATGACCGAGGATGAACTTCAAGTAATTTTGACGATGAAGGAGGAAGTGAAAAACGTTACACAAATCGTGGctaatttctag